In Tumebacillus amylolyticus, the genomic stretch AAGCGGCGCTTGCCGCCAATGGTCAGGACGCTCCGATGGTGATCTGGTTCCCAACGCTTACCGGTCATGGTGCAAAGCCTCGACTGTCGCAGCCGAAATGCCATCCGGTGCTCGATACGTATCCCGTTAAATTGGAGCGGGTCAGTGAGGAAGGACGATTGCGTCCGGATACGATTGATGTCATTCAGTTGGCTGTTGACTTTGGGATTCCGATGGCGACGGGACACTCTTCGAAGGAAGAAGTGTATATGTTGGTGGAGGAAGTCGACAAGCGCGGCGGACGGATTATGCTCACTCATCCCTGTCATTCTTGTACCGGGTTTACAACGTCTGAAGTGGCGGAGTTGTTACAATCAAGCCATGTCTGGGCGGAAGTGGCGATTTTGATGACGAAGCTCGGGTATGAGAGTCCGGACGATGTGCTGGACTTGTTGCAAGCGATTGATCCCGGCCGAGTCTGCGTGTCTACCGATTTCGGTCAACTCAAAAACGAAACGGTAACAGAAGGGTACGCTTGGTTTATCGAACAAGTGCGGACAAGCGCGGCTTCGAGAGGGCTTGAGATACCCGATTCGTTGGTGGAACAAATTTGCCGGACGAATCCGATGAAGTTTTTGGGCGTCTAGTGCGGGAGAGGGGGATGCTCTGTGAATGCGGAGA encodes the following:
- a CDS encoding DUF6282 family protein, with translation MSIPFFDLHVHSEPDTYSRRYSPLSLGQEMKAAGAGAVLKSHLTATTSVARMAREQGYPIYGSITLNQYAGGVSTQAVQAALAANGQDAPMVIWFPTLTGHGAKPRLSQPKCHPVLDTYPVKLERVSEEGRLRPDTIDVIQLAVDFGIPMATGHSSKEEVYMLVEEVDKRGGRIMLTHPCHSCTGFTTSEVAELLQSSHVWAEVAILMTKLGYESPDDVLDLLQAIDPGRVCVSTDFGQLKNETVTEGYAWFIEQVRTSAASRGLEIPDSLVEQICRTNPMKFLGV